The sequence ATTGGGAGTCATGCAGGAGCAGGGAATTTGCAAATAGCGGCGGGCCAGGGCCTCGTAAGGATCGCCGGTTTCATCAACGGCCAGGCTCATCCCCTTCAGCCCCGAGCAATTTTCCATGCAGACCACCCTGGCCCCCAGGTCTTCTATAATATTGATGACCTTATCAGACCCCTTGCCCACGGGGCAGCCGGTTAAAAGGATGCGAACGCCGCGATGTTCCGGCAGGGCCGGCTGGGCCAGGAAATTTTCCAGGCCGGATTTGAGCCGGGTCAGATGTTGGAGGTACTTTTCCGGAAAGACACAGAAGCTTTTGCTCTCTTGAACGGCCAGCATTTCTTGGGCCGTCATGGGAGACCTTGGGTCCGCCGCCAGCAGGGCCACCTCAAGCAGCACCCGGCGAATTTGATTCTGCTCCCGGATCTGGGACCGAAGGCCTTCGGGGGTGACGCTGTGGCCGGATGCTGAAACCAGGAACTCTTCCAGGGCCTTAAATGCGGCGATCCAATAGTCCAGGGCCGCCTGTCCGACCTGGGTATGGGGAAGGTGCATGAGATGGAGGGGTTTGAGCGTGCCCATCAGTTCATACATCTTTTTTTTGCCGTCACAGGTGGTTTCCGCCACCAAAAAGTTTGTCGTCACAGGTGGTTTCCGCCACCAAAAAGTCCGAGAAACTGAAAAAGGGGCAGGTGTCGGTGATGGCATAGCCGTAACTGCATCCTCTATGGACGCCGGAGAACTCATCTCGCTAAGTTCGACATGCCGGATATATACAAAGTACTGGACTGGTCATTGCACACCGCTCAGCATCGCACTTGAAATGGTGTTGACAACTCTCCTTTTTTTTCCTATTGATATTTACCGTTCCAACGCATTATTCAAGAAATAAAAAATTCGTGCTGCCTTAATCCCTATATCAAGGAGAGTTTTTATGGTCCGTCTAAATTTTCTTTTATACATTGCCTTCCTTTTAATAATTTTCACAATTGGAGCAAAAACGGCCATGGCCGATCAAGGATGTATTGACTGCCATTGTGATGAAAAAAAACTCATTTCAAATTTGTCCAAGGAGAAACCGAAAAAGTCCGCCATGACTTCGGGGGCGGGCTGAGGTGGTTCTGTGGTGCCGTTGGCGCCTCAGGAAAAGGTAAACGTATCCCGGGAGTTTCTTGATTCAGAGCATGGGCAGGTGGGATGCACCACCTGCCATAATGGGGATGGCGAAGCGCCGGACAAGGCAAGTGCACACAAGGGGATGATAGCCCAACCCTCCCTCAAAAATCTGGACGATGCCTGCGCAGACTGCCATGAAGATATTGTCCAGTCCATCTCAGAGTCTCTTCATTTTAACCTTTCCACATTTAAAACCATTGTGGACAGCCGGTCCGATGGTTCTTCCGGGGAAATTACGGATATGGCCAGGGAACGCCACTGTGGGTATTGTCATACCAGTTGCGGGGGCTGCCATGTCAGCCGGCCTAAATCAGTGGGCGGCGGTTTTGTCGACGGTCACAACTTTAATAAACGGCCCAGGATACTGGACCAGTGTACGGCCTGCCACGGCAGCCGTGTGGGTAATGAATACCTTGGCAAACGGGGCCAGGGGGATGTGCATGCCTTGAAAGGCAATATGCACTGTGTGGACTGCCACAAAGCTGACGAACTCCATGCAGCAGCGCCCAAAAACCTGCCAGGCCGTTACCACCTGGCCGAACAAGTCAAATGCAAGGATTGCCATAAAGATCTGGAACATGGTTCAATCCGAGATCACACGATTCATGCGGGAAAAGTTCAATGCCAGGTTTGTCACTCCCAGACCTATACCAATTGTTATTCCTGCCATACGGCCACAGACAAAGACGGGCTGCCCTATTATACCAATCAGCAAGACCTGGAAAACATTAAAATAGGCCTGAACACCGACAATTCAGCGCCAGGCACCGATTACCGGTACATGCTTGTCCGGCATATACCGGTGGACCCGAAACTTTTCGCCCATTATGACAAAAATACACTCAAAAATTTTGATAAAGTTCCTAACTGGAAACGGACCTCCCCCCATAATATCCTCAGAAAAACGTGGCAGAATGCCAATTGCAACCACTGCCACGGCAACCGGGACCTGTTCCTTTCGGAAAATGATCTCCTTGACTATGAAAAGGCAGCCAATAAACGGGTGGTGGTGCCGGACAACCGCGTCCCGGCAAAGATAAACAAAACCCGTCCAGTTGAAATTGATACCACAAAAGTCAAAACAGAACGGGTAAAGGATGCAGCATGGTTAAAGGCCAATCTGGACCAACCCGGCATAAGAATCATAGATGTCAGGACAAAAGAGGCTTATGATGCCGGCCACATTCCCGGTGCCATATTCCTGGACCCGGTGACCGAATTGCGCTGGCCCTGGGATACCGACACGCCCCAGCAACTGCTGAAGCCTGAAGTCATCTCAGATATACTCGGAAAAAAGGGGATATCGGATACGGATCATATTATTGTTTATGACAATGACGCCTGGCGGGCCGGCTTTACCCTCTCAGTCATGGATTATGCCGGGGTCAAAAACTTTTCATTTCTCAAAGGCGGAATCCAGGGCTGGCGGCTGGCAGGGTTTCCCCTGTCCAAGGACGCTGTCACACCGGCGTCTGTGACGTTTAAATTTAAACCGGAAAATAAATTCATAGTTGACAATAACTGGGTCAGCCAAAACCTGGACACCCTGGGTGTGGTCATCGTTGACATCCGTACCCTGGATCAATCCAAAAAACTGGCCAAACACCCCAAGGCCCTCAGAGCAGGAAGGATTCCGGGCTCGGTGAAATTTCCGGTCTACGGACTCTACATGGATCATGCGGAATTGAAACCGCCGGAGCAGCTTCTCTTTGCCCTTAAAAACCGCGGCATAACACCGGACAAGACGGTTGTACTGACCTGCAACACAGGGGCTTGGGCCGGGGCCGGCTTTTTCATGCTCCGCTATCTTGGATTTGAAGATGTCCGTATGCATGACGCATCCTGGGTGGGTTGGGAAAAATTTGTCCGATACCCTGCATGCCGCTATCCATAACCGGTAACGAGGCAAATCACGTTTTCTCTCCGAAATACCCGCAAGTATTTCGGAGAGATTATCGTGTCTATTGTTTTGGGCTCAATTTGACATGACCATCGTCAGTGTAATGACATGTTTTACCCTCTTTACCGGAAATCGTAATGATCATCTCGGAAAGC comes from uncultured Desulfobacter sp. and encodes:
- a CDS encoding rhodanese-like domain-containing protein — protein: MPLAPQEKVNVSREFLDSEHGQVGCTTCHNGDGEAPDKASAHKGMIAQPSLKNLDDACADCHEDIVQSISESLHFNLSTFKTIVDSRSDGSSGEITDMARERHCGYCHTSCGGCHVSRPKSVGGGFVDGHNFNKRPRILDQCTACHGSRVGNEYLGKRGQGDVHALKGNMHCVDCHKADELHAAAPKNLPGRYHLAEQVKCKDCHKDLEHGSIRDHTIHAGKVQCQVCHSQTYTNCYSCHTATDKDGLPYYTNQQDLENIKIGLNTDNSAPGTDYRYMLVRHIPVDPKLFAHYDKNTLKNFDKVPNWKRTSPHNILRKTWQNANCNHCHGNRDLFLSENDLLDYEKAANKRVVVPDNRVPAKINKTRPVEIDTTKVKTERVKDAAWLKANLDQPGIRIIDVRTKEAYDAGHIPGAIFLDPVTELRWPWDTDTPQQLLKPEVISDILGKKGISDTDHIIVYDNDAWRAGFTLSVMDYAGVKNFSFLKGGIQGWRLAGFPLSKDAVTPASVTFKFKPENKFIVDNNWVSQNLDTLGVVIVDIRTLDQSKKLAKHPKALRAGRIPGSVKFPVYGLYMDHAELKPPEQLLFALKNRGITPDKTVVLTCNTGAWAGAGFFMLRYLGFEDVRMHDASWVGWEKFVRYPACRYP
- a CDS encoding 2-hydroxyacyl-CoA dehydratase family protein gives rise to the protein MTTNFLVAETTCDGKKKMYELMGTLKPLHLMHLPHTQVGQAALDYWIAAFKALEEFLVSASGHSVTPEGLRSQIREQNQIRRVLLEVALLAADPRSPMTAQEMLAVQESKSFCVFPEKYLQHLTRLKSGLENFLAQPALPEHRGVRILLTGCPVGKGSDKVINIIEDLGARVVCMENCSGLKGMSLAVDETGDPYEALARRYLQIPCSCMTPNPNRMSDLRQMAVQFKADAVVDLTWLGCHTYNGESFAVQTLVEEELALPFLHIETDYSESDLEQLKTRIEALMELSQ